Proteins encoded by one window of Alkalinema sp. FACHB-956:
- the grpE gene encoding nucleotide exchange factor GrpE encodes MMGEENQPIGDAQATPGSATSESADATSTDAAPATQESGSGGAEPNLEADSSLPDSIAMEEDDTDYEAEFMKLRATYAAKERECEALKVQADDAQNQYLRLAADFENFRRRTQEEREKLDVQVKIATLGELLSVVDNFERARAQIKPQSDAEMNIHKSYQGVYKDMVDRLKKIGVSPMRAEGKEFDPNLHEAVLREPTSEYAEGTVIDELVRGYMIGDRVLRHAMVKVAAPPEEGGDGSGAGNATD; translated from the coding sequence ATGATGGGTGAAGAAAACCAGCCAATTGGGGATGCACAGGCCACCCCTGGCAGTGCTACATCAGAGTCTGCTGACGCCACATCCACGGACGCAGCACCGGCCACCCAAGAATCTGGTTCGGGTGGTGCAGAGCCCAACCTTGAGGCAGACAGCTCCCTTCCAGATTCCATTGCGATGGAAGAGGATGACACGGACTATGAAGCCGAATTTATGAAGTTGCGTGCCACCTATGCGGCCAAGGAGCGGGAATGTGAAGCCTTGAAAGTTCAGGCCGATGATGCCCAAAATCAGTACCTCCGGTTGGCGGCAGACTTCGAAAACTTTCGGCGGCGGACCCAAGAAGAGCGGGAAAAGTTAGACGTTCAGGTCAAGATTGCGACCTTGGGTGAGTTGTTGTCGGTGGTGGATAACTTTGAGCGGGCTAGGGCGCAAATCAAACCCCAAAGCGATGCCGAGATGAATATTCACAAAAGTTATCAAGGTGTCTACAAGGACATGGTTGATCGCCTCAAGAAAATTGGGGTTTCTCCCATGCGAGCTGAGGGGAAAGAATTTGATCCAAACCTGCATGAAGCGGTTTTGCGCGAACCGACCTCCGAATATGCAGAAGGTACTGTGATTGATGAGTTGGTGCGGGGGTATATGATCGGCGATCGGGTGCTGCGCCATGCCATGGTAAAAGTGGCTGCTCCGCCCGAAGAGGGCGGTGATGGGAGTGGTGCAGGGAACGCTACGGACTAG
- the dnaK gene encoding molecular chaperone DnaK, protein MGKVIGIDLGTTNSCVAVLEGGQPTVIANSEGGRTTPSIVGFGKAGDRLVGQLAKRQAVTNAENTIFSIKRFIGRRWEDTQDERSRVPYTCVKGKDNTVDVQIRGRNYTPQEISAMVLQKLKQDAENYLGEEVTQVVITVPAYFSDAQRQATKDAGTIAGLEVLRIINEPTAAALAYGLDKQDQDQIVLVFDLGGGTFDVSILQLGDGVFEVKATSGNNHLGGDDFDAAIVRWLIETFQQQEGIDLSTDKMALQRLREAAERAKIDLSGTVTSVINLPFITADETGPKHIETELTRAKFEELVADLVRSTIDPMEQALKDAGMTVDEIDRILLVGGSTRIPAVQEALKQFCKGKMPDKSVNPDEAVALGAAIQAGVLGGEVKDLLLLDVAPLSMGIETLGEVFTKIIERNTTIPCSKSQVFSTATDGQTSVEIHVLQGERAMAKDNKTLGKFQLTGIPPAPRGVPQIEVSFEIDANGILKVSALDKGTGRAQSIEISNTGGLSDSEIERMRQEAELFNDEDVRRKEIAELKNRSDNLFYSYETTLRDNGEFIGDGLKTEAAEKVALLRAAINDPAISLEEMSARLNGLQQILFEIGAAVYQSGASSNANVSEAAPVAPPPSVASFQASNVVDPLDDLSALEDETVRVNHANPFAEEFNFDSDATITADYEAID, encoded by the coding sequence ATGGGAAAAGTTATTGGGATCGACCTGGGAACAACTAACAGTTGTGTCGCTGTTTTGGAGGGCGGACAACCTACCGTCATTGCAAATTCGGAAGGGGGCCGCACTACGCCCAGTATCGTCGGCTTTGGCAAAGCTGGGGATCGCTTAGTGGGTCAGCTAGCGAAACGTCAAGCGGTGACCAATGCTGAAAATACAATTTTTAGTATTAAGCGGTTTATTGGACGACGATGGGAAGATACCCAAGATGAGCGATCGCGGGTTCCCTATACCTGCGTTAAAGGTAAAGATAATACCGTCGATGTGCAAATCCGAGGACGGAACTATACCCCCCAGGAAATTTCTGCGATGGTTCTGCAAAAGCTGAAGCAAGATGCAGAAAATTATCTCGGTGAAGAAGTTACGCAGGTTGTCATTACAGTTCCAGCCTACTTCAGTGATGCGCAACGGCAGGCCACCAAAGATGCTGGCACGATCGCGGGCTTAGAAGTCCTCCGAATTATCAACGAGCCGACGGCGGCTGCCTTGGCCTATGGCTTGGACAAACAAGACCAAGACCAAATTGTTCTAGTCTTTGACTTGGGCGGCGGTACCTTTGATGTCTCGATTTTGCAGCTCGGGGATGGGGTGTTTGAAGTCAAAGCGACGTCGGGTAACAACCACCTAGGCGGTGATGACTTTGATGCAGCGATCGTCCGTTGGTTGATTGAGACCTTTCAACAGCAGGAGGGAATCGACCTCTCCACTGACAAGATGGCGCTGCAACGGCTGCGGGAAGCGGCTGAACGCGCCAAGATTGATCTGTCGGGGACGGTGACCAGTGTAATTAACCTCCCCTTCATTACAGCTGATGAAACGGGGCCGAAGCATATTGAGACGGAACTAACCCGGGCCAAATTTGAAGAGCTGGTTGCCGATTTGGTGAGATCCACGATCGACCCGATGGAGCAGGCCCTGAAGGATGCAGGTATGACGGTCGATGAAATCGATCGGATTCTTCTGGTGGGAGGGTCTACCCGGATTCCTGCGGTGCAAGAAGCGCTGAAGCAGTTTTGCAAGGGCAAGATGCCGGATAAGTCCGTCAACCCAGACGAGGCAGTGGCTTTGGGCGCGGCCATCCAAGCGGGGGTCTTAGGCGGCGAAGTCAAAGATCTGTTGCTCTTAGACGTTGCCCCTCTATCCATGGGAATTGAAACCTTGGGTGAGGTCTTTACCAAGATTATTGAACGGAACACCACGATCCCTTGTAGTAAATCCCAGGTCTTCTCGACGGCAACCGATGGCCAAACCTCCGTGGAAATCCATGTGCTCCAGGGGGAACGGGCCATGGCCAAGGATAACAAAACCCTCGGTAAGTTCCAATTGACCGGAATTCCGCCGGCTCCTCGGGGGGTTCCTCAGATTGAAGTTTCCTTTGAAATTGATGCCAACGGGATTCTCAAGGTGTCTGCCCTAGACAAAGGAACTGGACGCGCCCAAAGTATTGAAATTAGTAATACGGGTGGTCTGAGTGACAGTGAAATTGAACGGATGCGCCAGGAAGCGGAACTGTTCAATGACGAAGACGTTCGCCGCAAGGAAATTGCAGAACTGAAAAATCGCTCCGATAATCTGTTCTACAGCTATGAAACGACCCTACGAGATAATGGAGAGTTCATTGGCGATGGCCTAAAAACGGAAGCGGCTGAAAAAGTGGCCTTACTCCGGGCTGCGATTAATGATCCTGCGATCAGCTTAGAAGAGATGAGTGCGCGGTTGAATGGCTTGCAGCAAATATTGTTTGAAATTGGTGCTGCCGTCTATCAATCGGGAGCTAGCTCGAATGCCAATGTCAGTGAGGCCGCTCCTGTTGCTCCCCCTCCTTCCGTTGCTTCGTTCCAAGCCTCAAATGTTGTGGATCCTCTAGATGACTTGAGTGCTTTAGAGGACGAAACGGTTCGCGTGAATCATGCAAACCCCTTTGCTGAAGAATTCAATTTTGACAGTGATGCAACGATTACGGCGGACTATGAAGCGATCGACTAG
- the dnaJ gene encoding molecular chaperone DnaJ yields the protein MARDYYEVLGVSRDADKEEIKRAFRRLARKYHPDVNKEPGAEETFKEINRAYEVLSEPEARARYDRFGEAGVSGAAGAGGFQDFGDMGGFADIFESFFSGFGGAPGAQQTRRRGGPVRGDDLRLDLKIDFRDAVFGKEKEISISHLETCNACSGSGAKAGTRPRTCSTCSGSGQVRRATRTPFGSFTQVSVCPTCNGSGQVIEEKCEVCGGSGQHQKTKKLKITVPAGVDNGTRLRVSGEGDAGMRGGPPGDLYVYLFVNDDADFQRDGINILSEIKISYLQAILGCRLDVKTVDGDEEIGIAPGIQPGTVLTLENKGVPRLGNPVSRGDHLITVQVDIPTKVSAEERELLEKLAKLRGDRVGKGGVEGLFGKIFGT from the coding sequence ATGGCGCGTGACTACTATGAGGTTTTGGGCGTCTCCCGCGATGCCGACAAAGAAGAAATTAAGCGGGCGTTTCGCCGCCTAGCTCGCAAATATCACCCCGATGTCAACAAAGAACCGGGGGCCGAGGAGACATTCAAAGAAATCAATCGGGCCTATGAAGTCCTGTCTGAACCTGAGGCGCGGGCTCGCTACGATCGCTTCGGTGAAGCCGGAGTTAGTGGGGCTGCGGGAGCGGGTGGCTTCCAAGACTTTGGTGATATGGGCGGTTTTGCCGATATCTTTGAAAGCTTTTTCAGTGGCTTTGGTGGGGCCCCTGGTGCGCAGCAGACTCGCCGACGGGGTGGCCCGGTTCGCGGTGATGATCTCCGCCTAGACCTGAAGATCGATTTCCGCGATGCGGTTTTTGGCAAGGAAAAGGAAATTTCCATTAGCCATTTGGAAACCTGTAATGCTTGTAGTGGGTCTGGGGCAAAGGCGGGTACCCGCCCCCGGACTTGTTCCACCTGTTCAGGGAGTGGTCAAGTGCGCCGCGCGACTCGGACGCCCTTCGGTAGCTTTACCCAAGTCTCGGTCTGCCCAACCTGTAATGGGTCGGGTCAGGTGATTGAAGAGAAATGTGAAGTCTGTGGGGGCAGCGGCCAGCACCAAAAGACGAAGAAGCTGAAAATTACGGTGCCTGCGGGGGTTGATAATGGTACCCGGTTGCGGGTCTCCGGTGAAGGGGATGCGGGAATGCGGGGTGGCCCCCCTGGGGATCTATATGTCTATCTCTTTGTGAATGATGATGCGGATTTCCAGCGAGATGGCATCAATATTCTGTCAGAGATTAAAATTAGTTACCTGCAAGCTATTCTAGGTTGCCGTTTGGATGTGAAGACGGTGGATGGAGATGAAGAAATTGGCATTGCGCCAGGGATTCAGCCAGGAACCGTATTAACGCTGGAAAATAAAGGGGTGCCTCGTCTGGGCAATCCGGTCAGTCGTGGCGATCACTTGATTACTGTACAGGTGGATATCCCGACTAAAGTGAGTGCGGAAGAACGGGAATTGCTGGAGAAATTGGCCAAGCTGCGGGGCGATCGCGTCGGGAAGGGTGGCGTTGAAGGTTTATTTGGGAAAATTTTTGGCACATGA
- a CDS encoding sulfurtransferase TusA family protein — protein sequence MSNPVQPNLQLDLRGTPCPINFVRTKLKLEQMAPGELLEVWLDPGEPIEQVPDSLTMEGYQVEGIDNLSDYFSLRVRRPLESE from the coding sequence ATGAGTAACCCAGTTCAACCGAATCTACAATTGGATTTGCGGGGCACCCCCTGCCCGATTAATTTTGTGCGAACTAAGCTAAAGCTGGAGCAAATGGCTCCCGGTGAACTCTTAGAAGTCTGGCTGGATCCCGGTGAACCGATCGAGCAGGTGCCGGATAGCCTGACGATGGAAGGTTACCAAGTAGAAGGCATTGATAACCTGTCGGACTATTTCTCTCTGCGGGTACGGCGTCCGCTGGAGTCGGAATGA
- the rsgA gene encoding small ribosomal subunit biogenesis GTPase RsgA, which produces MRDLVSELASDGPPLLGTVVAIQANYSFVRLDGNRGDLLCTCRSRLKKIGQRVMVGDRVMVDQPDWEGKRGAINQLLPRTSELDRPPVANADQILLVTALAQPALDMTQLSRFLVKAESTGLAVCLALSKCDLLPIEEQQAWGDRIQAWGYKPVLLSVYQGKGLDTLADRLRNSVTVISGPSGVGKSSLINALIPEATLRVSAVSGKLERGRHTTRHVELFDLPGGGTLADTPGFNQPDLTCSPEQLAHYFPEIRSRLAANHCQFHNCLHRDEPGCAVRGDWERYGLYLNFLEEAIAQQVDRNQQSDPDAALKQKSKRKGEVQFEPRLAAKYRQESRRTQKQSMQVVKGRLDDLLIAEEDEF; this is translated from the coding sequence ATGAGGGATCTCGTCTCAGAACTGGCTTCAGATGGCCCGCCGCTCTTGGGGACAGTGGTGGCCATTCAAGCCAACTACTCATTTGTTCGATTAGATGGGAATCGTGGAGATTTACTCTGTACTTGTCGCTCTCGATTGAAAAAGATTGGGCAGCGGGTGATGGTGGGCGACCGGGTCATGGTCGATCAGCCTGATTGGGAAGGTAAGCGGGGCGCGATTAATCAATTGTTGCCGCGTACCTCAGAACTCGATCGGCCTCCGGTGGCCAATGCCGATCAGATTCTTCTGGTGACGGCTCTAGCCCAGCCTGCTTTGGATATGACGCAACTTAGCCGCTTTCTGGTGAAGGCGGAATCCACTGGGCTAGCGGTGTGTTTGGCGCTGAGTAAGTGCGATTTGCTGCCGATCGAGGAGCAACAGGCTTGGGGCGATCGCATTCAGGCTTGGGGCTATAAGCCGGTGTTGCTGAGTGTGTATCAAGGCAAAGGATTAGATACGCTGGCCGATCGCCTCCGCAATTCTGTGACGGTGATTTCTGGCCCATCGGGGGTGGGGAAATCTAGCTTGATTAATGCCTTGATTCCGGAAGCGACGCTGCGGGTGTCTGCTGTGTCTGGCAAGCTGGAGCGGGGACGGCACACCACGCGCCATGTGGAATTATTTGACCTTCCTGGGGGCGGAACGTTAGCGGATACTCCTGGGTTTAATCAGCCGGATTTGACCTGTAGTCCAGAGCAGTTGGCCCACTATTTTCCAGAAATTCGATCGCGCTTGGCTGCTAACCATTGTCAATTCCATAATTGCCTCCATCGGGATGAACCGGGGTGCGCCGTGCGGGGTGATTGGGAGCGCTATGGGCTCTACCTAAATTTTTTGGAAGAGGCGATCGCGCAGCAGGTCGATCGTAACCAGCAATCAGATCCCGATGCAGCGCTGAAACAAAAAAGTAAACGCAAGGGCGAAGTGCAATTTGAACCTCGCCTTGCTGCTAAGTATCGCCAAGAATCCAGAAGAACTCAAAAACAATCAATGCAAGTGGTGAAAGGACGTTTGGACGATTTATTGATTGCTGAAGAGGATGAATTTTAG
- a CDS encoding DUF3747 domain-containing protein translates to MSKLISWVSASAFPIISAVTPLLVSSLSAPLQAAEVGTFSHQDIDRHTVVAVASPYGEGLHQLLVLQQLTNRQQCWAINSDGQTIEPLLLQFDFTGICGRATDSNGYSIRMGGQDLGWRYSLQVVDRNGERLLIGKSTSRKQQPELLIGRIIGTPNGFGKFEMEPGWRITQRTFNGEKLGHYYFTHEKSLASMTQQMSVVNR, encoded by the coding sequence ATGTCCAAACTGATTTCTTGGGTTTCCGCATCAGCTTTTCCGATTATTTCTGCGGTAACACCATTACTCGTTTCTAGTCTATCGGCCCCATTACAAGCAGCCGAAGTCGGCACATTTTCCCATCAGGATATCGATCGTCATACAGTAGTTGCTGTTGCTTCCCCCTACGGAGAAGGATTACATCAGCTATTGGTACTACAACAGCTAACCAATCGTCAGCAATGCTGGGCGATCAATTCCGATGGACAAACGATCGAACCTCTATTGCTTCAGTTCGATTTCACTGGGATTTGTGGTCGTGCCACAGATAGCAATGGCTATTCTATTCGCATGGGGGGTCAGGATTTAGGTTGGCGTTATAGTTTGCAAGTGGTCGATCGAAACGGAGAACGTTTACTCATTGGAAAATCAACCAGTCGTAAACAACAGCCAGAGTTACTAATTGGCAGAATTATTGGTACGCCTAACGGCTTTGGCAAGTTTGAAATGGAACCCGGTTGGAGAATCACGCAAAGAACATTCAACGGTGAGAAATTAGGCCATTACTATTTCACCCATGAGAAATCCCTCGCATCTATGACTCAACAAATGTCAGTCGTAAATAGGTAA